The nucleotide sequence tagaatgtatGCAAATTACCTTTATTACTAAACAACTCTATATCAAACCTGAACACGTTTAACAGCTAAACTACTCTATCAGGACTTTAAACGTTGAACTATTGACCAAGCAATAACAAATCAGTGATGGCTCtatttaaaggagaaataaactaTGAGTTTTTAAGTGTATATGCGATAGGGAATAATTTTCTCATTGCATTTCTGAAATAACTAAGCAAAATAAAGTTTCCCTGAATTTTACGCGAATTTcccaattattttattttacccaTTTGAACAACGGCCATCTTGTTACTTTGAGTATTGAGGGCGCTTCAAAAGTGACGTACACCAGCCACATCGtaacttcaaaacaaaacagcGTTTATACGAGTTATAGTATATTCACACTATGTTCAAGCAGCTTGCTTAGCTTATTTCGCCAGTCAAAATGCCTGAATGCCAAGCCTTTGGTTGTGTTAAtcgaagaggggaagagggagcagaaaaaggaaaaagatattACGTTATTCCAGATGGAATAAAATATCCAGAAAAGAGGGAACTTTCAGTGAGGTGGCTGAACAATATTGGGACCGGACACACGGTCGATAAGTTCAAATTTGGATCGCATAAAGTTGTGTGCGAGGACCATTTTCGGCCAGAATGCTTCGAAGAGGATCTTCGTGCTCGATTGATGGGAGAACCCCCCAGAAAAAAACTAAAACCAGATGCTGTGCCAGAGGTTTTTGTTCACAGAAAACCGAGAGGAGACTCTGCTCGTTCGAATAGAGCCTTGAAAAGGTCTCTgaaaaaagtaagttggcccAGCCTATTTAACGAAGTAACCTAGGCTAGACTACGCTATGTGCAGTAATATCGTTATCCTGGCCTAGTCTAACTTAGGCCATCGCTACTTGTGTGCTTTCCTCTGCGGCAAAGCAATACCCATTGCCTCTCAGACTAGAGAGCCTAATGATAAAATCGCCCACATCGGTCCAAGCTACCAACGCGATAATAGGCTTTTGCTCCTCTTTTCATAACTTCCAGTTTTAGTGTTTTGGTTGAAAGATTTGCATAAATTCTAAGGGGATTAACATTAAAACTTGCATGCTTACAAATTTTCTCAGAATGTACATGATGACGTAGCCCAGCCTAATTGTAGCGAAGAAACATGGTGAAAGCATTTGAAGTGCATACACAAGCAAATGCTTAGCCTAACCAGTTGTGGGCTAGGTTACTCTAAGCTTCTATACTACAGAACAGTTGCAagcatgtacatacatatgttaTTTTACTCTATGATTTTAAAACAGTGACTCAGTGAAGTGGAATAGGTCCCAGTAGAATTAAAAGCACATTTATAGAGTGCATCATAcaggataaaaaaaatatttaagaagTTGAAATTTAGGTACAACCAGCATATGAATAACCCTATGAATAAAGTACTCTACCCTCTGAAATATTTTAGGCAAAGTTTGAACTACCTTTGCCCCCCAGCTGCATTTTTGGTATACACTGTTTTAATTGTTTCTtgacaggtatatatatatatatatatgatttctgTTGCTTCATTATTTAATAAACACAGTACCACATCCCTGTACTGAAGTTCCTATAGCTACTATTTGCAATAGGAGTCTGTTGTGGGAAAATTTCCCCTCAGATAAACACTTAATTAGATTTCTTAAGATGTTCCTCACAAGTTTCAACCTGCCTCCTACTTATCACACACTTGATGTAACAAGGTCTGTTGACCTTTTTATATCATTCAGGAGATAAACTTGACTGATTTTACCAAGGTGTTATGCAATCACTAAGCTTGAGAGAAAAGActctttatcttcacacctTTGGTATCCAAGCCAAGGTTCTAATTCTTATGTGGTTTTTAACACCAAAACAATTAGTTAGTGTTTGGATCACTAGTACTAAAGTATACCTCTTCCCTTCCCATCACTACAGTGGCATAGTCAGGGGAatgtttgggggtgggggggggtggggcattgCCACTCACCTGTCTCAAAATTATCCTGTAGCACATTCTTGTCTCCCAAATTTCTTACTGATGTATTGAAAATAAcatgtatttaatattttacctccTTCAAGATGTTTATTGCAATCCCTTACCCCatgcccccaaaaaataaaacaagtacaGATATGAACATTCTATAcatacaaaagaataaaaggGGTACATAATTGTTGTTTATTCTGTACACTGTACACTGTAACTGTGCACTGTAATTTATGTCTTGCTTTTGTTTGTCATGTTAGGATGTTGCTAGCTTGCTTGACCCGCCTAAAGAGGGGATTGATAGCACAACACCAGGCACGTCAGGAACACCACcacctgcaaaaagaaaaactACAGAGCAGTCAGTTTGGAGCCGCCAAATGATGCCAGTGAGTAAGCCAAAGCTcatgtaattttaaagtttacctacagccatgggcgcagatcctggggGCAAGCAGGGActtgtcccccctcccccccccaaaaaaaactttttgggCTAGAGGGGACATAACACAATATGTCACCCCATTTTTTGCTAGAAAGTTCCAAAACATCTCACCATTTTGTATCTAAGCATCctttaatataaatacaaaaatcctcaaaggggagggggtgacctGTTATACCCCTTCCCCAGTTGTTGCTAGAAAGTTACAAAACATCTTAACATTTTGCATCTATAGGGACctttcattttacaaaaatcacattttaacTGGACTAGGGTAGACTTGGACTCAGCATTGGGGGGTTTGGACTCGGCTTGTCCTGGACTCTGACCAGGTGGACCGTACCTGGACTCAAACTAACTGGACTCAACTACAGCCATGTCAATTCCATTAAATATGTGTAGCAAACAGATAATTGATGCCTgctttaaacattttatttttcagaaaCTCATTACCAATCCCTCTTGCAATGTTGCAACACAGACTGACAAAAGTCTTCAACACACAGTGGATGTGGAGAGTCAGGCGACATGCCCTGATGTTATGGTCAACCTTACTGCCCTTGACCACGACCATGTGTATGCAGTGCCCCGACCCCAAGGACAGCCATCAGTGCCACTACCCATAGATGTGCCTTCACTCTCACTACAAGCCGAGAATATAGAGGCAGGCGCTTGCAATGAGCCGTCAACATCAACATCCCACTTTGATGAGACTGATAACTTGGTCAAGGACCCCACCTACTTTCcaggtgatgatgatgatgatgatgatgaaattgaCGAGATGGCCTGTAAGTTTCCTGAGGAGACTCCTTTCCCAGAGAGAGTGGTGGCAGATGACAAGTATTTAGTGTTTGGTTCTTGTCTGGACAAACTTTTCTACAAAATTAAATGTGATGATTGTTATTGCAATGTAGAAACTATAAGAAAAGTAGTGGTGGGTACTGGATTATTGGTAACTCTTCAGTGTATTTCTGGGCATGAGGTGATGAAATGGGCATCACAACCCCTGGAAGGAAAGATGCCTGTAGGTAATTTATTGACAGCTGCTTCCATTATGTATTCTGGCCTAACGTATCAACGCATCTTGTCATTTGCTAACCTTTTAAACCTGAAGTTATTTTCACCAACATTATTTTTTGATATTCAGAGGCAGTACCTCGTTCCAGAGATAAATTCATCTTGGGTCAAAGACCAGTCTTCGTTAGTAAGTAGCCTTAAAGGAAAACCGTTAAGTATGGTCGGAGATGGTCGCTGTGACTCTCCTGGTTACTCCGCAAAATATTGCAGCTACACATTAATGGACATAGAGTCCGAAAAAGTTGTAGACTTTGAATTGGTGCAAGTATCTGAGACCGGTTCCTCTGTCAAAATGGAGGCTGTTGGATTTACCAGATGTTTTTCTAGGGTCCTGAATGACCATAAACTCAGTGTTGAAAAGTTTGCTTCTGACAGGCATGTCTCAATCAGGAAATTAATGAAAGATAATCATCAAGGTGTCAAACacaattttgatgtttttcatTTAGCCAAAAATATTAGTTCAAAACTACGAAAAATTGCCAAGAAAAAGGGGAATGAGGACATAGAGTGTTGGATTAAATCTATTAATAACTATGTCTGGTGTTGCAGTAGAAATTGTGGAAAAGATCCCTCAATGTTACTCGAAATGTGGATGTCTCTTTCTCACCACATAACAGGTAAACATTCTTGGCATGATGATGAACGTTTTCAGTCATTCAAAGAATGTTGCCACCAACCTATTGATCCAGAGATCAGTCGTCGCAAGAGATGGTTAGTGGATGGCTCGCCTGCACATAATGCTCtcaacaaaattattttgagCAAACGTCTATTGAATGACCTCAAATATTTGGCAGAATTTATGCATACCGGGGCATTAGAGGTCTACCATAATGTAGTTTTGAAGTATGCCCCTAAGAGGCTTGAATTTGATTACCCTTATATGTCTGCTAGACTCAAATTAGCTGCCATGGACCACAATCATAATGTGGGAAGGTCCCATGCTGTTGTTCAGCAGCCTCGAACAGGTTCTAGTGTAAAAGGGGAACTTCAGTTTAAGAAGTGTTATTCTAAAATTCAGAAGCAGTGGGTGATCAAACcaatttatgaaaagaaaagttttgagTATCTGTCTACAATGATGGCAGGTGTTATCAAACGGAAACAAGATCGAAGGATTGGGGCCATTGAGCAAGCCCCTGCCCCCAATATTGCTCCTGTGCCTGCACCAGAGAAAGAAGAAATGGTTGCAAAGCATTCATCCAGATTTTAATTTTGTACATGGCAAAGCACTTGTGTGGGTGTTCTTGAAACAAGTACAGCAATATGTAGGATATCCTTGCCATTTTAATCTATTCTTCTACTGTAGTGTACATATTTAAATGACTTCAACCTATTGCATTACTTAAATTGTATTATATTCACCTTAACAGTAACTAAGTGCAAAGATGAAAATTCACATGATGTGAAGGATCTCTCATTTTTTACATAACCTGCATGGAGAGGATTTTATTTTGTACTAAATtccctctttctttctttctttctgataTTAGTAGAGCAGCTTCAATGTACTGTAGTAAACGCCCGTCCAGTCAAGTCTTTATTTAACTACGTACAGTAGTGTCTTTCATTCTAAGGATAGACCATTGACAAAAGTGTAataaagatttatatatatagagatagaaTTTACTGTTGTTCAAGTACTTTTTCTGTTCATGATTAGTATCATACTTTtgggaaaaaatattaaagGTTGAATACAGCTTCCAGATATCTTGAACAGTCCGAGGAGCAGGCACGTAGCCACCggaaggtggggtggggggggggcaagtgcaCACCCAATTTTTTCCAAAGGTTTGGTTGAATTTGAACTTATGTCAGTAAGTCCACCATTTTGTATATTAGCCCCTTAGATTCAAGCAAAAATCAcccatccccttagacccctcaccCAAAAAGCCGATGACTTATCAGTTATGTGCCCCCAAAGCATCCAACTCTGGCTACTGCCCTGCCAGGGAGGTCTTTCTCTGACAGCCAACATGGATGGTGAATTTTGTACATTTATAAAGCTGGTCTGTAGAGTTCTTTTCAGCCAAGTTCTCAATGTCATCATCACCGACGGCATAGCATTTCATTTCATAAGGCACCTATGGTAAACTGACAATGAAAATTCAAAAATGGGAGATGACTAAAAATTGTAAGGTATACTTGCAAACCAATATATCTTTATTGATGCATAAACTATTTAACAAACTCCACACAGATACATATAAAAGTAACAAAGTAGTTGAGAGGAAGCCTTCCAAGCAACGGTCAATAGCGGTTAAAGTTCATTTCTTACTCTAATTGCAATGCCTCAGTAACCTCCCTAAATCCAATGTATTGTTCATGGGAATCTTCAGGGAAATGGCTTCTTATTTCGCCAACGCAGCATGAAGGGAGCACAATCCTCACACCTTTACCCAGAGGAACAGAATAATTTGACCACAGAGCCAGCTGTCTATATGCCATTAGACGTCTTTGTCTGCAAAggaaaagaacaagaaatgaaaattttaattttcatgctGTTTCTGTAGTACTTGATCAAGGTATTTCAAGGCTTTGaaagggaagggtggggggggggggggacatgagGAAAGTTCAAGGATTAGAGTAATGGATTGGCAAAGTTTATGTGTACGTAAAGTGGTATATATGTGAAATGTtgctatctttggcaaagcATTGAACTCTTGGGAGTACCGATGGCTTATAGaaaaaatgttctcaaatgcaACTTAGGCTTCCATATCAACAAAAAAGTACCAAGTATGTAGGCTACCACTTTACTGCAATGGACAAAttgacacatacacacacatatacttTTCAATGCCAAAAGTGTAGAATGTTACATGGGTGTGCTCTTAAACATGCTGTACAGTAACAGAAATATTGTAGTGTTCAGTGTGCACCAACTGAGTTCAAACAGCTTAAGAAGGCTTCAAATTCAATCAGACTCGCAGTAAATGTTTCATCACCGGACACTGTGACTATTACATCTCAAAATCTGATCATCTGCAAAACCACACTGTACAACTCTTACAATATAGACTAACATACATTATCTTTCTGTCTGTCGGTTTATCATCAACAAAATCTGGACTGAAGTGTGATAAAGGTGGGGTAGAATAGCCTGCTCCCGTGGACTCAGTGTTATTTGCCACTTTAAGGCTTCCCACATTGAGTCAGCAAAATAATCCACTGATAAGTTGGGGAACCAAAATCACTCAAACGTGTACTTGTTTCATTATGATGAAGATTTCCACACTTCATACTTTTTGACATTGTATATAACAAGTTTAGGGCCTTGCTATGCTAGTTTGTGTACATTACCTGTTCGTCATGTTCTCAGCAGCCGTAGGATCCTTCTTCTTGTACCTCAAGAAATTTACAAAGCATAGTTCTAAATTTACTGGCTGCAAACATATCTGAGAGAATTCAGGGCTATTGGTTAGACATTCTCCTGCGTTCAACACAGCTTTTTCTGCGAACAATCCATGGCAGCATACCCTTTCCTTTTCGCTTTCCAATGGCGAACAGAGTGCACACAGACACCATTCTTCGCAGTGGCTCGCGGAACTGGTACTCGTATCTGCAACGGAATTCGAGCCAACATCACAAACAGTCGCGGACTGAATCTTTGCTTAACTCCTCTTCTCGATGTCTCAGTTCTTCCTCTGAATATTCTGGTTCGAAAAGATATGCTTCTAATCCAAAggcttccattttcttttttcaagaTAATTGATCGACAGTAAATGATTTAACTTTTGGAGTGCGATGATGGATGTAAGTGACGCTATCGCTAGGACTGAGTATGCGGTGAAAGCAATCTAAACACGGTGAAATCAAATCATTGAAATGATcccaatattaatatttttaccaATACTCGTTACAAGTAATAAATTTTAAAcactttttaagttttttgtacagatcaataaagacaaactttattttttgatctatattttattcattactattgttgaaagtacaaatttaattaattcaGGGATTGGcaactatttttttcttaaaatacgCCATGtgtgtacagatcagtgcatGTGGCTGGCTTTCGTCACGGAACTGGCTCcattcaaacaaaatggcgcGACACATGAACGACATTCAAATCGTTTTTTCATCTCAAAGAAGGaatttttatgtctttttattgcttttactggaaagaccatctgtcaaaacgtaagaatggatgaaaaaaaaactagggtttatttctcctttaaaggTATGTTGTATTGgcctaaatatgctagattttcaaatatggtcacctttggtcaaaattcttaaacggtttgattacaacctttgaggaaatcttcctaactgggacattcagtcattttgtgtgttccttagaaatgtctgagaacaatttggagagtaaagaactccaggaaagtactttttgataacttctagcaattatagcaaactataatttggggcctatactgacttcCTTTAACGCTTTCTACTCACGCTCAGAGGAATTGATAGTTAAGCCTTTTTTTGataatttgttaatgaattttcttgTGAAGAGGAGATAAAATATACTAAATCACAATGTGTCTTCTTTCATGTGCAATGAACACCTACTCACctgcacctcccccccccccccccccacccagcaATGTTACTTAACCAAAAGAACCACTGGAGAGTGATAGGTTACCTCTCTGCTGTATCTAATTTAATTTACTTGATTGACAAGTACCTTGATATAACATGATTAGCTGTTGTGTAAATCACTAATGTTAATCATTCTCTACAACTAATGTTAAGATGTATGGATGTAATAAATTAGTTAAATAGATATTAAAGTATACTAATTAAAGTCATTTTATTGCTTTGTATTTTTACCTTTACTGTTACAGGTTCTTCAACTGTGAACTGCCTGAATTCATCAGACCTGGGATAATACAGCAAACAGCAAAATCAAGGCAGATTAAAGGTATTTTATTTACAGGTCAAGTAAGGTCATTACAGATgaaagataaatgttaaataatatttaGACTAGGATTCAACATTTTACCTGACTATCTTTTAATCAGTGTAACAATACTCTGTATAAAGTAACAAATCTAATTCAAACATTGTCCTTGAGTTGACTTTCAATACCTCAAGTTCATTTGGATTAGGGACATTTTGTGTGTAGCTGGGGTAATGATGAAGCCCTGTTACCCTAGTACCTCTTGTCAGTGCTATATTGGGTTGTATTTGGTATTGTAGTGTGACAAGGTGCTGGGCTAGGTTTTACTTAACTTGAACCAGGCTGAAGATTGGATTTTCTTGGCTAAGACTGCTTGAATTCAGACTTCCCCTAGCAGATTACTTAGCAGAAGAGGTAgcattttacccccccccccccccatttccctCCACAACCTTCCTCCCTCAATCATAGCACTGACTATAAATTTAATGAAATGCTCAATGTTGTCCTAACTCACTCAACATATGATGCTATGATCTGAGAGATATTCActgataaataaatatttcccATGAGAAACAAAGTCGACCAATTCAATGaattttacaaagaaaaacGAAACTACTCAGTGAAGGCTTTAGCATGGATGTTGAGGGAGCTGTTCATAAACATTCAAACATTCACTTCTTGCCATCTCACCCTACCCTCACATAATAACTCAATCCTTCACctttattgttgaaatattaaataaaacatgaaGCAATTGTGTCTCAGTAATTCCTATTGCTTTGTGCTCTTGCTTCCTGACAAGGAATTGAAAGTAAAATTATACTTCCCTGGCAAGACTGGCAACATCCCAAAGTGACTGGCTATATTAATGGTAAAACCAGGTTGCCTAGTTCAttcaatatataatacaaatatattttaagtaaattgtatttttttggttCCTTTCCTCACAGTCCTATGGCCGAGCCATGTCAGTCAACTTGATCTACAATCTGGTGAATGGAGGAAGGTTGGTTTTAACAAGCAGCATAATCTGAAAATTGAAggaatattataataaaatcCTTTGTTAGATTCAACCTCTAACTATATAGAAACAAAATAACAGTagaagatgaatattaatgagtgataTTACTTTGTGAATCACTTTCTGTCCTACCCAATAACTTAAACCCACCCAACACTCTTCAGTCACTCTTCAG is from Apostichopus japonicus isolate 1M-3 chromosome 16, ASM3797524v1, whole genome shotgun sequence and encodes:
- the LOC139982441 gene encoding uncharacterized protein — its product is MPECQAFGCVNRRGEEGAEKGKRYYVIPDGIKYPEKRELSVRWLNNIGTGHTVDKFKFGSHKVVCEDHFRPECFEEDLRARLMGEPPRKKLKPDAVPEVFVHRKPRGDSARSNRALKRSLKKDVASLLDPPKEGIDSTTPGTSGTPPPAKRKTTEQSVWSRQMMPKLITNPSCNVATQTDKSLQHTVDVESQATCPDVMVNLTALDHDHVYAVPRPQGQPSVPLPIDVPSLSLQAENIEAGACNEPSTSTSHFDETDNLVKDPTYFPGDDDDDDDEIDEMACKFPEETPFPERVVADDKYLVFGSCLDKLFYKIKCDDCYCNVETIRKVVVGTGLLVTLQCISGHEVMKWASQPLEGKMPVGNLLTAASIMYSGLTYQRILSFANLLNLKLFSPTLFFDIQRQYLVPEINSSWVKDQSSLVSSLKGKPLSMVGDGRCDSPGYSAKYCSYTLMDIESEKVVDFELVQVSETGSSVKMEAVGFTRCFSRVLNDHKLSVEKFASDRHVSIRKLMKDNHQGVKHNFDVFHLAKNISSKLRKIAKKKGNEDIECWIKSINNYVWCCSRNCGKDPSMLLEMWMSLSHHITGKHSWHDDERFQSFKECCHQPIDPEISRRKRWLVDGSPAHNALNKIILSKRLLNDLKYLAEFMHTGALEVYHNVVLKYAPKRLEFDYPYMSARLKLAAMDHNHNVGRSHAVVQQPRTGSSVKGELQFKKCYSKIQKQWVIKPIYEKKSFEYLSTMMAGVIKRKQDRRIGAIEQAPAPNIAPVPAPEKEEMVAKHSSRF